One Burkholderia vietnamiensis LMG 10929 genomic window, GAGAAGCACAGCGCGACGATCGTGTACCAGCCGAACTCGACCGCGAACACGAGCGGCGGCAGCGCCAGGTAGCACCACAGCGGCGGATGTTGCGGCAGCAGCGCCGCGAAGATGCTGCCGTACCAGATCGCAGTCTTCGGGTTGCTCAGCTGGGTCGTGAGGCCGGCCAGGAACGACTTGCGCGCGCTGCCCGCCGCGCCGGCCCGCGGATCGTCCATCGCGATCGGCCGGTCCGCGCCGCGCCAGATCTTCGACGCCATGTAGATCAGATACGCGCCGCCCGCCAGCTTGAGCGCGACATACAGCCACTCGACCGCCTGCAGCAGCGTATAGAGCCCGGCGAGCGCGACGCCGCCGAACGCGATGCCGCCCACGCCCATGCCGAGCGCGGTCGCGAGCCCGTCGCGGCGCGACAGCCCGATCGAATTGCGGGCGACCAGCACGAAGCTGGGGCCCGGAATCATCGCGCCGAGCCAGAGCGCAGCCAGAATGGCGAGTACGGCAGCCGATGCAGTCATCGAAGTCTCCTTTGCCTTGCGACGCCGCGACGC contains:
- a CDS encoding LysE family translocator; the protein is MTASAAVLAILAALWLGAMIPGPSFVLVARNSIGLSRRDGLATALGMGVGGIAFGGVALAGLYTLLQAVEWLYVALKLAGGAYLIYMASKIWRGADRPIAMDDPRAGAAGSARKSFLAGLTTQLSNPKTAIWYGSIFAALLPQHPPLWCYLALPPLVFAVEFGWYTIVALCFSTRRPRELYLRARKWVDRIAAGAIALLGLRLILNAPKAGI